Proteins found in one Canis lupus baileyi chromosome 18, mCanLup2.hap1, whole genome shotgun sequence genomic segment:
- the ASB15 gene encoding ankyrin repeat and SOCS box protein 15 isoform X3: MDTNDDPDDDHLTSYDIQLSIQESIEASKSVFYSERFAPLSDQNRKLVEAIKQGHILELQEYVKYKYALDEADEKGWFPLHEAVVQPIQQILEIVLDDSQRERQRQRQREKQAPCREPDVGLDSGTPGSHPELKVDAQPLSHPGVPILATFKTSSSYQTLWEFKTSDGETPLTLAVKAGLVENVRTLLEKGVWPNTKNDKGETPLLIAVKNGSYDMVFTLLKHNTSLDQPCMKRWSAMHEAAKLGRKDIIALLLNHGGNVHLRDGFGVTPLGVAAEHGHCDVLEHLIHRGGDVFALADDGASVLFEAAGGGNPDCISLLLEYGGSGNVPNRAGHLPIHRAAYEGHYLALKYLIPVTSKNAIQKSGLTPIHSAADGQNVQCLELLIENGFDVNTLLADHISESYDDERKTALYFAVSNNDIQCTEVLLAAGADPNLDPLNCLLVAVRANNHEIVRLLLSHGANVNCYFMHVNDTRFPSAIQYALNDEVMLRLLLNNGYRVEMCFDCMHGNIFGNSFVWSEIEEEVLPGWTSCVIKDNPFCEFITVPWMKHLVGSVIRVLIDYMDYIPLCAKLKSALEVQREWPEIRQILENPCSLKHLCRLKIRRLMGLQRLCQPASMEKLHLPPTIQRYILFKEYDLYGQELNLPFPHQQIEDNLNKKGTHEMSKNAIMKYKHFCVQLGLFIGWRPNSGDD, from the exons ATGGATACTAATGATGACCCCGATGACGACCATCTTACAAGTTATGATATTCAGCTCAGTATTCAAGAATCCATTGAAGCCAGCAAGTCTGTATTTTATTCTGAAAG ATTTGCACCACTAAGTGATCAAAACAGAAAACTTGTGGAAGCCATAAAACAAG GTCACATTCTTGAGCTCCAggaatatgtgaaatataaatatgcattggATGAAGCTGATGAAAAAGGATGGTTTCCACTGCACGAAGCTGTTGTTCAacccattcaacaaatacttgaaatTGTTCTGGATG attcccagagagagaggcagagacagaggcagagggagaagcaggctccatgcagggagcccgatgtgggactcgattctgggacaccaggatcacaccctgagctgaaggtagatgctcaaccactgagtcacccaggtgtcccaatcttgGCAACTTTTAAAACATCTT cATCCTACCAGACACTCTGGGAGTTCAAGACCTCTGATGGAGAAACACCCTTGACTTTGGCAGTCAAAGCTGGTCTGGTGGAAAATGTAAGAACTTTACTAGAAAAGGGAGTGTGGCCAAACACCAAAAATGACAAAGGAGAGACGCCCCTTCTGATTG CTGTAAAAAATGGCTCCTATGACATGGTGTTCACACTGCTTAAACACAACACCAGCCTTGACCAGCCCTGCATGAAGCGATGGTCAGCAATGCATGAAGCAGCCAAACTAGGCCGCAAAGATATCATAGCTCTGCTACTAAATCACGGAGGCAATGTCCACCTGAGAGATGGATTTGGGGTTACACCATTAGGCGTTGCTGCTGAGCATGGTCACTGTGATGTGTTGGAACACCTGATCCACAGAG GTGGTGATGTGTTTGCTTTGGCGGATGATGGGGCATCAGTGTTGTTTGAGGCAGCAGGAGGGGGCAATCCTGACTGCATTTCCCTCCTGCTGGAATACGGAGGAAGTGGAAATGTACCCAACAGAGCAGGGCATCTTCCAATACACCGAGCTGCCTATGAGGGACATTATCT tgctcTGAAGTATCTTATCCCAGTAACATCCAAAAATGCAATCCAGAAAAGTGGCCTAACACCAATTCACTCTGCAGCAGATGGACAAAATGTGCAATGCCTAGAACTGCTTATTGAAAATGGCTTTGATGTCAATACCCTGCTTGCTGACCACATTTCCGAGAGCTATGATGACGAGCGGAAGACGGCGCTGTATTTTGCCGTTTCTAACAATGACATCCAGTGCACAGAAGTCCTTCTGGCTGCAGGTGCAGACCCAAACCTAGATCCTCTCAACTGTCTACTTGTGGCAGTGAGGGCCAATAACCATGAAATTGTCCGGCTGCTTCTCTCCCATGGAGCTAACGTCAATTGTTATTTTATGCATGTGAATGACACGCGTTTCCCCAGTGCCATTCAGTATGCCCTCAATGACGAGGTAATGCTGAGGCTGTTGCTGAATAATGGCTATCGAGTGGAGATGTGCTTTGACTGCATGCATGGGAACATCTTTGGAAATTCATTTGTGTGGTCAGAGATAGAAGAAGAGGTACTACCAGGGTGGACATCTTGTGTAATAAAAGATAACCCG TTTTGTGAGTTTATTACAGTTCCTTGGATGAAACACTTGGTAGGCAGCGTTATTCGTGTATTAATTGATTACATGGATTATATTCCTCTGTGTGCTAAGCTGAAGTCTGCACTAGAAGTACAGAGAGAATGGCCAGAAATCCGTCAAatactag AGAATCCTTGCTCATTGAAGCATTTGTGCCGGTTAAAAATTCGAAGGCTTATGGGACTCCAGCGACTCTGCCAGCCAGCCTCAATGGAGAAGCTCCATCTACCACCAACCATCCAAAGATACATATTATTTAAAGAGTATGATCTCTATGGACAAGAGCTAAATTTGCC GTTTCCTCATCAGCAAATTGAAGACAATTTAAACAAGAAAGGTACTCATGAAATGAGCAAGAATGCCATCATGAAATACAAACACTTCTGTGTCCAGCTGGGCTTGTTCATTGGTTGGAGACCAAACTCAGGAGATGACTGA
- the ASB15 gene encoding ankyrin repeat and SOCS box protein 15 isoform X12 encodes MTLRLRTELRLNWILNQLSCPVMDTNDDPDDDHLTSYDIQLSIQESIEASKSVFYSERFAPLSDQNRKLVEAIKQGHILELQEYVKYKYALDEADEKGWFPLHEAVVQPIQQILEIVLDASYQTLWEFKTSDGETPLTLAVKAGLVENVRTLLEKGVWPNTKNDKGETPLLIAVKNGSYDMVFTLLKHNTSLDQPCMKRWSAMHEAAKLGRKDIIALLLNHGGNVHLRDGFGVTPLGVAAEHGHCDVLEHLIHRGGDVFALADDGASVLFEAAGGGNPDCISLLLEYGGSGNVPNRAGHLPIHRAAYEGHYLALKYLIPVTSKNAIQKSGLTPIHSAADGQNVQCLELLIENGFDVNTLLADHISESYDDERKTALYFAVSNNDIQCTEVLLAAGADPNLDPLNCLLVAVRANNHEIVRLLLSHGANVNCYFMHVNDTRFPSAIQYALNDEVMLRLLLNNGYRVEMCFDCMHGNIFGNSFVWSEIEEEVLPGWTSCVIKDNPFCEFITVPWMKHLVGSVIRVLIDYMDYIPLCAKLKSALEVQREWPEIRQILENPCSLKHLCRLKIRRLMGLQRLCQPASMEKLHLPPTIQRYILFKEYDLYGQELNLP; translated from the exons atgaccctgagattaagaactGAGCTGAGACTGAATtggatccttaaccaactgagctgcccag TCATGGATACTAATGATGACCCCGATGACGACCATCTTACAAGTTATGATATTCAGCTCAGTATTCAAGAATCCATTGAAGCCAGCAAGTCTGTATTTTATTCTGAAAG ATTTGCACCACTAAGTGATCAAAACAGAAAACTTGTGGAAGCCATAAAACAAG GTCACATTCTTGAGCTCCAggaatatgtgaaatataaatatgcattggATGAAGCTGATGAAAAAGGATGGTTTCCACTGCACGAAGCTGTTGTTCAacccattcaacaaatacttgaaatTGTTCTGGATG cATCCTACCAGACACTCTGGGAGTTCAAGACCTCTGATGGAGAAACACCCTTGACTTTGGCAGTCAAAGCTGGTCTGGTGGAAAATGTAAGAACTTTACTAGAAAAGGGAGTGTGGCCAAACACCAAAAATGACAAAGGAGAGACGCCCCTTCTGATTG CTGTAAAAAATGGCTCCTATGACATGGTGTTCACACTGCTTAAACACAACACCAGCCTTGACCAGCCCTGCATGAAGCGATGGTCAGCAATGCATGAAGCAGCCAAACTAGGCCGCAAAGATATCATAGCTCTGCTACTAAATCACGGAGGCAATGTCCACCTGAGAGATGGATTTGGGGTTACACCATTAGGCGTTGCTGCTGAGCATGGTCACTGTGATGTGTTGGAACACCTGATCCACAGAG GTGGTGATGTGTTTGCTTTGGCGGATGATGGGGCATCAGTGTTGTTTGAGGCAGCAGGAGGGGGCAATCCTGACTGCATTTCCCTCCTGCTGGAATACGGAGGAAGTGGAAATGTACCCAACAGAGCAGGGCATCTTCCAATACACCGAGCTGCCTATGAGGGACATTATCT tgctcTGAAGTATCTTATCCCAGTAACATCCAAAAATGCAATCCAGAAAAGTGGCCTAACACCAATTCACTCTGCAGCAGATGGACAAAATGTGCAATGCCTAGAACTGCTTATTGAAAATGGCTTTGATGTCAATACCCTGCTTGCTGACCACATTTCCGAGAGCTATGATGACGAGCGGAAGACGGCGCTGTATTTTGCCGTTTCTAACAATGACATCCAGTGCACAGAAGTCCTTCTGGCTGCAGGTGCAGACCCAAACCTAGATCCTCTCAACTGTCTACTTGTGGCAGTGAGGGCCAATAACCATGAAATTGTCCGGCTGCTTCTCTCCCATGGAGCTAACGTCAATTGTTATTTTATGCATGTGAATGACACGCGTTTCCCCAGTGCCATTCAGTATGCCCTCAATGACGAGGTAATGCTGAGGCTGTTGCTGAATAATGGCTATCGAGTGGAGATGTGCTTTGACTGCATGCATGGGAACATCTTTGGAAATTCATTTGTGTGGTCAGAGATAGAAGAAGAGGTACTACCAGGGTGGACATCTTGTGTAATAAAAGATAACCCG TTTTGTGAGTTTATTACAGTTCCTTGGATGAAACACTTGGTAGGCAGCGTTATTCGTGTATTAATTGATTACATGGATTATATTCCTCTGTGTGCTAAGCTGAAGTCTGCACTAGAAGTACAGAGAGAATGGCCAGAAATCCGTCAAatactag AGAATCCTTGCTCATTGAAGCATTTGTGCCGGTTAAAAATTCGAAGGCTTATGGGACTCCAGCGACTCTGCCAGCCAGCCTCAATGGAGAAGCTCCATCTACCACCAACCATCCAAAGATACATATTATTTAAAGAGTATGATCTCTATGGACAAGAGCTAAATTTGCCgtga
- the ASB15 gene encoding ankyrin repeat and SOCS box protein 15 isoform X7, producing the protein MDTNDDPDDDHLTSYDIQLSIQESIEASKSVFYSERFAPLSDQNRKLVEAIKQGHILELQEYVKYKYALDEADEKGWFPLHEAVVQPIQQILEIVLDASYQTLWEFKTSDGETPLTLAVKAGLVENVRTLLEKGVWPNTKNDKGETPLLIAVKNGSYDMVFTLLKHNTSLDQPCMKRWSAMHEAAKLGRKDIIALLLNHGGNVHLRDGFGVTPLGVAAEHGHCDVLEHLIHRGGDVFALADDGASVLFEAAGGGNPDCISLLLEYGGSGNVPNRAGHLPIHRAAYEGHYLALKYLIPVTSKNAIQKSGLTPIHSAADGQNVQCLELLIENGFDVNTLLADHISESYDDERKTALYFAVSNNDIQCTEVLLAAGADPNLDPLNCLLVAVRANNHEIVRLLLSHGANVNCYFMHVNDTRFPSAIQYALNDEVMLRLLLNNGYRVEMCFDCMHGNIFGNSFVWSEIEEEVLPGWTSCVIKDNPFCEFITVPWMKHLVGSVIRVLIDYMDYIPLCAKLKSALEVQREWPEIRQILENPCSLKHLCRLKIRRLMGLQRLCQPASMEKLHLPPTIQRYILFKEYDLYGQELNLPFPHQQIEDNLNKKGTHEMSKNAIMKYKHFCVQLGLFIGWRPNSGDD; encoded by the exons ATGGATACTAATGATGACCCCGATGACGACCATCTTACAAGTTATGATATTCAGCTCAGTATTCAAGAATCCATTGAAGCCAGCAAGTCTGTATTTTATTCTGAAAG ATTTGCACCACTAAGTGATCAAAACAGAAAACTTGTGGAAGCCATAAAACAAG GTCACATTCTTGAGCTCCAggaatatgtgaaatataaatatgcattggATGAAGCTGATGAAAAAGGATGGTTTCCACTGCACGAAGCTGTTGTTCAacccattcaacaaatacttgaaatTGTTCTGGATG cATCCTACCAGACACTCTGGGAGTTCAAGACCTCTGATGGAGAAACACCCTTGACTTTGGCAGTCAAAGCTGGTCTGGTGGAAAATGTAAGAACTTTACTAGAAAAGGGAGTGTGGCCAAACACCAAAAATGACAAAGGAGAGACGCCCCTTCTGATTG CTGTAAAAAATGGCTCCTATGACATGGTGTTCACACTGCTTAAACACAACACCAGCCTTGACCAGCCCTGCATGAAGCGATGGTCAGCAATGCATGAAGCAGCCAAACTAGGCCGCAAAGATATCATAGCTCTGCTACTAAATCACGGAGGCAATGTCCACCTGAGAGATGGATTTGGGGTTACACCATTAGGCGTTGCTGCTGAGCATGGTCACTGTGATGTGTTGGAACACCTGATCCACAGAG GTGGTGATGTGTTTGCTTTGGCGGATGATGGGGCATCAGTGTTGTTTGAGGCAGCAGGAGGGGGCAATCCTGACTGCATTTCCCTCCTGCTGGAATACGGAGGAAGTGGAAATGTACCCAACAGAGCAGGGCATCTTCCAATACACCGAGCTGCCTATGAGGGACATTATCT tgctcTGAAGTATCTTATCCCAGTAACATCCAAAAATGCAATCCAGAAAAGTGGCCTAACACCAATTCACTCTGCAGCAGATGGACAAAATGTGCAATGCCTAGAACTGCTTATTGAAAATGGCTTTGATGTCAATACCCTGCTTGCTGACCACATTTCCGAGAGCTATGATGACGAGCGGAAGACGGCGCTGTATTTTGCCGTTTCTAACAATGACATCCAGTGCACAGAAGTCCTTCTGGCTGCAGGTGCAGACCCAAACCTAGATCCTCTCAACTGTCTACTTGTGGCAGTGAGGGCCAATAACCATGAAATTGTCCGGCTGCTTCTCTCCCATGGAGCTAACGTCAATTGTTATTTTATGCATGTGAATGACACGCGTTTCCCCAGTGCCATTCAGTATGCCCTCAATGACGAGGTAATGCTGAGGCTGTTGCTGAATAATGGCTATCGAGTGGAGATGTGCTTTGACTGCATGCATGGGAACATCTTTGGAAATTCATTTGTGTGGTCAGAGATAGAAGAAGAGGTACTACCAGGGTGGACATCTTGTGTAATAAAAGATAACCCG TTTTGTGAGTTTATTACAGTTCCTTGGATGAAACACTTGGTAGGCAGCGTTATTCGTGTATTAATTGATTACATGGATTATATTCCTCTGTGTGCTAAGCTGAAGTCTGCACTAGAAGTACAGAGAGAATGGCCAGAAATCCGTCAAatactag AGAATCCTTGCTCATTGAAGCATTTGTGCCGGTTAAAAATTCGAAGGCTTATGGGACTCCAGCGACTCTGCCAGCCAGCCTCAATGGAGAAGCTCCATCTACCACCAACCATCCAAAGATACATATTATTTAAAGAGTATGATCTCTATGGACAAGAGCTAAATTTGCC GTTTCCTCATCAGCAAATTGAAGACAATTTAAACAAGAAAGGTACTCATGAAATGAGCAAGAATGCCATCATGAAATACAAACACTTCTGTGTCCAGCTGGGCTTGTTCATTGGTTGGAGACCAAACTCAGGAGATGACTGA
- the ASB15 gene encoding ankyrin repeat and SOCS box protein 15 isoform X21 has protein sequence MTLRLRTELRLNWILNQLSCPVMDTNDDPDDDHLTSYDIQLSIQESIEASKSVFYSERFAPLSDQNRKLVEAIKQGHILELQEYVKYKYALDEADEKGWFPLHEAVVQPIQQILEIVLDASYQTLWEFKTSDGETPLTLAVKAGLVENVRTLLEKGVWPNTKNDKGETPLLIAVKNGSYDMVFTLLKHNTSLDQPCMKRWSAMHEAAKLGRKDIIALLLNHGGNVHLRDGFGVTPLGVAAEHGHCDVLEHLIHRGGDVFALADDGASVLFEAAGGGNPDCISLLLEYGGSGNVPNRAGHLPIHRAAYEGHYLALKYLIPVTSKNAIQKSGLTPIHSAADGQNVQCLELLIENGFDVNTLLADHISESYDDERKTALYFAVSNNDIQCTEVLLAAGADPNLDPLNCLLVAVRANNHEIVRLLLSHGANVNCYFMHVNDTRFPSAIQYALNDEVMLRLLLNNGYRVEMCFDCMHGNIFGNSFVWSEIEEEVLPGWTSCVIKDNPRILAH, from the exons atgaccctgagattaagaactGAGCTGAGACTGAATtggatccttaaccaactgagctgcccag TCATGGATACTAATGATGACCCCGATGACGACCATCTTACAAGTTATGATATTCAGCTCAGTATTCAAGAATCCATTGAAGCCAGCAAGTCTGTATTTTATTCTGAAAG ATTTGCACCACTAAGTGATCAAAACAGAAAACTTGTGGAAGCCATAAAACAAG GTCACATTCTTGAGCTCCAggaatatgtgaaatataaatatgcattggATGAAGCTGATGAAAAAGGATGGTTTCCACTGCACGAAGCTGTTGTTCAacccattcaacaaatacttgaaatTGTTCTGGATG cATCCTACCAGACACTCTGGGAGTTCAAGACCTCTGATGGAGAAACACCCTTGACTTTGGCAGTCAAAGCTGGTCTGGTGGAAAATGTAAGAACTTTACTAGAAAAGGGAGTGTGGCCAAACACCAAAAATGACAAAGGAGAGACGCCCCTTCTGATTG CTGTAAAAAATGGCTCCTATGACATGGTGTTCACACTGCTTAAACACAACACCAGCCTTGACCAGCCCTGCATGAAGCGATGGTCAGCAATGCATGAAGCAGCCAAACTAGGCCGCAAAGATATCATAGCTCTGCTACTAAATCACGGAGGCAATGTCCACCTGAGAGATGGATTTGGGGTTACACCATTAGGCGTTGCTGCTGAGCATGGTCACTGTGATGTGTTGGAACACCTGATCCACAGAG GTGGTGATGTGTTTGCTTTGGCGGATGATGGGGCATCAGTGTTGTTTGAGGCAGCAGGAGGGGGCAATCCTGACTGCATTTCCCTCCTGCTGGAATACGGAGGAAGTGGAAATGTACCCAACAGAGCAGGGCATCTTCCAATACACCGAGCTGCCTATGAGGGACATTATCT tgctcTGAAGTATCTTATCCCAGTAACATCCAAAAATGCAATCCAGAAAAGTGGCCTAACACCAATTCACTCTGCAGCAGATGGACAAAATGTGCAATGCCTAGAACTGCTTATTGAAAATGGCTTTGATGTCAATACCCTGCTTGCTGACCACATTTCCGAGAGCTATGATGACGAGCGGAAGACGGCGCTGTATTTTGCCGTTTCTAACAATGACATCCAGTGCACAGAAGTCCTTCTGGCTGCAGGTGCAGACCCAAACCTAGATCCTCTCAACTGTCTACTTGTGGCAGTGAGGGCCAATAACCATGAAATTGTCCGGCTGCTTCTCTCCCATGGAGCTAACGTCAATTGTTATTTTATGCATGTGAATGACACGCGTTTCCCCAGTGCCATTCAGTATGCCCTCAATGACGAGGTAATGCTGAGGCTGTTGCTGAATAATGGCTATCGAGTGGAGATGTGCTTTGACTGCATGCATGGGAACATCTTTGGAAATTCATTTGTGTGGTCAGAGATAGAAGAAGAGGTACTACCAGGGTGGACATCTTGTGTAATAAAAGATAACCCG AGAATCCTTGCTCATTGA
- the ASB15 gene encoding ankyrin repeat and SOCS box protein 15 isoform X6 produces the protein MTLRLRTELRLNWILNQLSCPVMDTNDDPDDDHLTSYDIQLSIQESIEASKSVFYSERFAPLSDQNRKLVEAIKQGHILELQEYVKYKYALDEADEKGWFPLHEAVVQPIQQILEIVLDASYQTLWEFKTSDGETPLTLAVKAGLVENVRTLLEKGVWPNTKNDKGETPLLIAVKNGSYDMVFTLLKHNTSLDQPCMKRWSAMHEAAKLGRKDIIALLLNHGGNVHLRDGFGVTPLGVAAEHGHCDVLEHLIHRGGDVFALADDGASVLFEAAGGGNPDCISLLLEYGGSGNVPNRAGHLPIHRAAYEGHYLALKYLIPVTSKNAIQKSGLTPIHSAADGQNVQCLELLIENGFDVNTLLADHISESYDDERKTALYFAVSNNDIQCTEVLLAAGADPNLDPLNCLLVAVRANNHEIVRLLLSHGANVNCYFMHVNDTRFPSAIQYALNDEVMLRLLLNNGYRVEMCFDCMHGNIFGNSFVWSEIEEEVLPGWTSCVIKDNPFCEFITVPWMKHLVGSVIRVLIDYMDYIPLCAKLKSALEVQREWPEIRQILENPCSLKHLCRLKIRRLMGLQRLCQPASMEKLHLPPTIQRYILFKEYDLYGQELNLPFPHQQIEDNLNKKGTHEMSKNAIMKYKHFCVQLGLFIGWRPNSGDD, from the exons atgaccctgagattaagaactGAGCTGAGACTGAATtggatccttaaccaactgagctgcccag TCATGGATACTAATGATGACCCCGATGACGACCATCTTACAAGTTATGATATTCAGCTCAGTATTCAAGAATCCATTGAAGCCAGCAAGTCTGTATTTTATTCTGAAAG ATTTGCACCACTAAGTGATCAAAACAGAAAACTTGTGGAAGCCATAAAACAAG GTCACATTCTTGAGCTCCAggaatatgtgaaatataaatatgcattggATGAAGCTGATGAAAAAGGATGGTTTCCACTGCACGAAGCTGTTGTTCAacccattcaacaaatacttgaaatTGTTCTGGATG cATCCTACCAGACACTCTGGGAGTTCAAGACCTCTGATGGAGAAACACCCTTGACTTTGGCAGTCAAAGCTGGTCTGGTGGAAAATGTAAGAACTTTACTAGAAAAGGGAGTGTGGCCAAACACCAAAAATGACAAAGGAGAGACGCCCCTTCTGATTG CTGTAAAAAATGGCTCCTATGACATGGTGTTCACACTGCTTAAACACAACACCAGCCTTGACCAGCCCTGCATGAAGCGATGGTCAGCAATGCATGAAGCAGCCAAACTAGGCCGCAAAGATATCATAGCTCTGCTACTAAATCACGGAGGCAATGTCCACCTGAGAGATGGATTTGGGGTTACACCATTAGGCGTTGCTGCTGAGCATGGTCACTGTGATGTGTTGGAACACCTGATCCACAGAG GTGGTGATGTGTTTGCTTTGGCGGATGATGGGGCATCAGTGTTGTTTGAGGCAGCAGGAGGGGGCAATCCTGACTGCATTTCCCTCCTGCTGGAATACGGAGGAAGTGGAAATGTACCCAACAGAGCAGGGCATCTTCCAATACACCGAGCTGCCTATGAGGGACATTATCT tgctcTGAAGTATCTTATCCCAGTAACATCCAAAAATGCAATCCAGAAAAGTGGCCTAACACCAATTCACTCTGCAGCAGATGGACAAAATGTGCAATGCCTAGAACTGCTTATTGAAAATGGCTTTGATGTCAATACCCTGCTTGCTGACCACATTTCCGAGAGCTATGATGACGAGCGGAAGACGGCGCTGTATTTTGCCGTTTCTAACAATGACATCCAGTGCACAGAAGTCCTTCTGGCTGCAGGTGCAGACCCAAACCTAGATCCTCTCAACTGTCTACTTGTGGCAGTGAGGGCCAATAACCATGAAATTGTCCGGCTGCTTCTCTCCCATGGAGCTAACGTCAATTGTTATTTTATGCATGTGAATGACACGCGTTTCCCCAGTGCCATTCAGTATGCCCTCAATGACGAGGTAATGCTGAGGCTGTTGCTGAATAATGGCTATCGAGTGGAGATGTGCTTTGACTGCATGCATGGGAACATCTTTGGAAATTCATTTGTGTGGTCAGAGATAGAAGAAGAGGTACTACCAGGGTGGACATCTTGTGTAATAAAAGATAACCCG TTTTGTGAGTTTATTACAGTTCCTTGGATGAAACACTTGGTAGGCAGCGTTATTCGTGTATTAATTGATTACATGGATTATATTCCTCTGTGTGCTAAGCTGAAGTCTGCACTAGAAGTACAGAGAGAATGGCCAGAAATCCGTCAAatactag AGAATCCTTGCTCATTGAAGCATTTGTGCCGGTTAAAAATTCGAAGGCTTATGGGACTCCAGCGACTCTGCCAGCCAGCCTCAATGGAGAAGCTCCATCTACCACCAACCATCCAAAGATACATATTATTTAAAGAGTATGATCTCTATGGACAAGAGCTAAATTTGCC GTTTCCTCATCAGCAAATTGAAGACAATTTAAACAAGAAAGGTACTCATGAAATGAGCAAGAATGCCATCATGAAATACAAACACTTCTGTGTCCAGCTGGGCTTGTTCATTGGTTGGAGACCAAACTCAGGAGATGACTGA